The following is a genomic window from Brevibacterium limosum.
GCAGACCCCCGCGAGCCGACAACGGAGGAGAAGCGTGTGAAGACCTCCGTTTCCACATCGGGGGCGAGGAAGGCCGCCTTCGTGATCCCCGAGGCGGAGCCGTAGGAGACGAACGTTCCGTGGGCTGCGGAACCGCGGGCGTGGACGACACGCTCAGGGATGCGCTCGTGGTCGAAGTGGGTGATCTTCTCCCGCAGATGGTGGTCTTGGAGGAGAGTCGGTCCCCGCGATCCCGCCTTGAGCGAATGGTCCGTGTCATAGAGCCGAGCACCCTGGGCCGTGGTCAGCCAGCTGCCCTGCTGGGCCTGATCCTCCTGGGTGTCGCTGCTGGGGGCCCCGGTCGGCGTCGTCGGACGCGGTCCGCTCTGGTCCTGCTTCGGCGGCAGCGGTTCACGCGGTGTCGTCGGTTCTTCGAAGTCCGGAGTGCGGGAGCCGGGTTTGCCGGGAATGGTTGGACGCTCTTCTGAACTCATGATGTCTCCTCACTGATGACAGGACTCTCAGTCCTGCGCTGGCGTGTTCTGACGGTAGAGGCGATCCGCGCACGCGTGGAGCCCCTTGTGCTGAAGCGGCGGACGGATTATCATTCCGCGTTCGGATCGAGGACGACCTTGATGCAGCCGTCCGTCTTCTCCTGGAACATCTCATAGGCCTCGGGAGCGGACTCGAGGGGGAGGCGGTGGGTGACGAGGTCGTCGACCCCCAGCGGATCCGCGGAGTCCTCGACCAGGGGCAGGAGGTCATCGGTCCAGCTGCGGACATTGCACTGTCCCATCCGCAGTTGGATCTGCTTGTCGAAGAGGGTGAGCAGCGGCATGGGAGACAGCACTCCTCCGTAGACTCCGCTGAGCGAGAGAGTCCCGCCCCGACGGACCAGATCGATCGCCGAGTGGAGGACCGCGGTCCTGTCGATGCCGCTGGTCTCCATGAGCTTCCGCGCAGCCGGCGGCGGGAGCAGACCGGTCGCCTGCTGTGCGGCCGAGGCCAGCGGGGACCCGTGTGCTTCCATCCCCACGGCGTCGACGACCGCGTCGGGCCCACGCCCGGAGGTGGCCTCTCGGATGGCCGAATGTGCGTCCTCGTCGAAGTCGAAGACCTCGATCCCGTGGCGAGCGGCCATGTCACGACGTTCGGGGACCGGGTCGAGAGCGAAGACCTGCGCACCGAGGTGTCTGCCGATGCGAGCGGCGAACTGCCCGACAGGCCCGAGGCCGTAGACGCCGAGCGAGTCTCCTTCTCTGATCCCGGCGTATTTCACTGCCTGCCAGGCCGTGGGGAGGATGTCGCTGAGGAAGAGGTAGCGGTGGTCGGGAAGATCGGCACCGACCTTGATCGGTCCGACGTCGGCATAGGGGACACGGAGGTATTCTGCCTGCCCGCCGGGCACGGACCCGTAGAGTCGAGAGTAGCCGAACAGCTGTGCCCCGGACCCGTACTGCCTCACCTGTGTGGTCTCGCATTGGGTGTACAGCCCCTGCTCGCACATCCAGCAGCGGCCGCAGGAGATGGGAAACGGCACGACCACCCGATCGTCGGCCGACAAGCCGGAATCAGGGCCGGCCTCGACGACTCGACCCATCGTCTCGTGCCCGATGATGTCTCCGCGGTCCATGAATGGTCCCAGCACTTCGTAGAGGTGGAGGTCGGACCCGCAGATGGCGGTGGAGGTGACTTCGATGATCGCGTCATTCGACTTGTGGCGGATCGGATCGTCGACTGTCTCCACCGAGATGTTTCGTTTCCCTTGCCAGGTGACTGCGCGCATTGCCTTCTCTCCTTCTCGATCGACAGTCTGTTCGTCCGCTCGGGCTCATCCGTCCCCCGGCGGAGGTTCTGCCGTCGGGGGTGGAGCGGGGGCACGGAAGCCGACTGCCCGATGGGAGCCGTCGCACAACGGAGGTATGCCAGTTTTGCCGCACCGGCACAGGGCAACCACCCGGCGATCGGTTGCCGTCTCCTCCCGTCCCGGTGCCGTGAGGACGGTGAAGTCCCCGCGGACGAGCAGAGGTCCGTCGGGACAGGGGGTGATCGTGACCGGGTCGCTCGAACTATCCACAGACAGCCTCCTTCGGGGTCGTCCTCAGCGAGGGCTCTCCTGCTGACCAGGATTCGAGCATGTGGGAACCGCCCATGTCGTCGAGGCGGAGGCAGGAGGCGGCACCGAAGAGGATGTCGGGGATGAGGTCGGGCTCATCATCGGCGGCTCCTCCCGCGAGGTCGTGCGCCGCGATCTGCTCGTGCACGGCATCGGCCTCGACGTGCTCATCGAAGTACCATGTGACGTCCCGGCCGAAGCCGTTCCTGCTGAAGGCGCGGGAGTAGAGGCCGTTGGGAATGGACGAAGTCATCTCGAATGCGGCCAGGTGGCCGATCGCGGCACCTCGCAGGCGTCGGTTGAGACCGAAGAGATTCATCGCGTTCACCGAAGCGAGAGTGATCGCGGGGACCTCGTCGAGGTAATGGTCGGGCCTGTCGTCGAGGCCGAACCCGCGCAGCGTCCCGGCGAAGATCTCGGCGTGGACGTGGTCGGGTCTGCCGCCTCCGTACTCATCGGCCTGGATCTCGACGAGAGCTGCCTTGGCCCGGCCGCGGAGTCGGGGGATCGCCCAGGAATGGGGATCTGCTTCGCGGAGGGTGTAGATGGACTTGTGGATGAGGAATTCGCGGAGCTGATCGACTGAGGCGTGCCGCGCCGCCCACGTGGCCAGTTCCGGCTGCGCCACCTCACTTGTCATGGAGAACAGCGTCTCGGCGAGCTCTGCGCCGGAGCGCGGAATGAGGTCCGGCAATGGCGCGAGTGCTCGCAGCGCGGTCTCGAAGCGGCGCTCGATCCTTCCGCGGATCCCGATCAGCGAGGGATCCCATTCCCAGTCTCCGTGCACGAAATCGGCAGGGCCGGTGTGCAGGATGTAGAGAAGGTGGAGCGCCAGCTGCAGATCCTCGTCGCGGAACATGTCCTCACTCGACACCAGCACAGAAGAAGCGGCCGCGTCGAGTTCGGGCAGCAGCTCAGCAGCTTCCCCGCCGTCAGATGTGAGCACCCTGAGCAGCAGCGAGGTGACCTCGCCTCTCGGCCGAGGCGCGAGCCCGCGCTCCGGCGCAGTGAGCGGTACAGGGCTGTTCAGTTCGTCGATCGCACCTGTCTGTGTCATCCGCTGGTTCCTCATCGTCGGTGGTGGCTGAACTGACAGCGTGACAAAGTGCAGCGCCGGTGTCAGCGGCCGTACGAGACTCACACTTCATCGCCGCTGAAGCGTTGCGCAGCCGCGCAACCAGGACTCCGGCTCCGTCTGCGGTCCGGAACGGCAACGGTGTCTGAGGCACCCGTCGGGGGCGGCGGCCCCCTGGACACTCCTCGGGAGCACTCAGCATGATGAGTGTCCAGCACCCGGAGAGTCGGTCATCCGACCGTTCCCGCTGCGGGAGAGCAATCGACACGCACACTGACACGAGGAGACGTTGAAGATGACGACAGCACGTGAACTGATGACTCCAGGCGCGAAGTGCGTCGGCGAGAACGAGACGCTCGAAAAGGCTGCACAGCACATGCGCGAGGACGGTTTCGGGTCCCTTCCGATCTGCGGAGAGGACAACCGGCTCAAAGGCATGATCACGGATCGTGACATCGTCGTGAAGTGCATCGCAGAGGGCGGAGATCCGAAGACGGCGATAGTCGGGGATCTCGCCCAGGGCAAGCCGGTGACCATCGGTGCCGATGACAACGTCGGTGAGGCGCTGCAGACGATGAAGGACCATCAGGTCCGCCGACTTCCCGTCATCGACGGGCACGAACTCGTGGGCATGCTCGCTCAGGCCGATGTGGCTCGCAGCGAGTGGGACACCCGCATCGGCGACCTTGTGGAGAAGATGTCCGAGTGAGATCGGTGGCTAGTCGAGTGTGCTCTCATGCTTATGCCCCACGTTCTTGGGCAGAGTCTGCATCTGGGCACCGATCACCGGGTCGCTGTCGATGTGCTTGCGCGCGATCGGGCACGAGACGGTGATGGGGATCCGGCGATTCAGTGAGTCTTCGAGAGCCAGACGCACGAGTTCGCGGCAATGCCGATCCGAATCGAGCGGCTCGATGGCCTCGCAGTAGACGAACATGATCTCGTCCGGAGTGATCGTGTAGTGAAGCGAGGCGACGAGCTGTCCGGGAAGGTAGAGATCGAACTTGGAAGCTTCGCTGTTGTTGAGCAATGTGTACACAGTGGTCCCCTTGAGTCCAGGACGGAGGCCATCTGCTTGACCGATTCTCAGATTAACCCAGTGCCGCACCGGACAACAAGCGGCAGTTCGAAGAGAGTGAGAAGACGGACGTGCCCGATCAGTCGGTGATCGTGCCCGGCAGCGCACCGGTGCGGACGAACTCCTCGGCGACCTCACGCAGCTTCGTGTTCGTCTTCGAGCTCACCTTCGTGAGCAGCAGGAACGCCTCGTGTTCACTGATCTTGTGCCGTTCTATGAGGATCCCCTTGGCCTGACCGATGAGATCCCGCGAGGCCACTGCCTCATAGAGCTGTCCCTGCTTCTGCGCGTTGGCCAGAGCCAGAGAGGCATGTGCGGCCACTCCGCTTCCGATGTCCTCCGCTGCCTGGTCGAAGGCGCGGGGTGTCTTCGAGTAGAGGTTGAGCGCGCCGAGGCTGTCGACCTCGACGAAGAGCTGGAAGGCGAGCATGCTCCTCACCCCCTCCGCGACGGCGCTGGAGGCGAACCGGGGCCACGGAGTGGGATCGGTGAGAGCCGGGGCCCGGACGATGCGATGCTCGCGGATGGACTCGAAGCACGGTCCTTCGTACAGCTCCGACTGCAGGGCGTCCAGTCGCTCGGGGACCAAGTCCGAGGGAGCTCGGGACCGGATGGGGCCATCGCGACTGACGATCGAGAGCGACGCGTAATCGGCCCCCGGAATGATCAGCAGCGCTTCGTCCACCATCGCCTTGAGGACGAGGTCATCGGGTTCGAGCACGAGTGAGCGTGCCCACTCGCCGATCTGCGCCGTCAGCCGATGCCGTTCGGCATCGGTATCGGTCGGCGCGGGAACCGCGGCCGCATCGCGGGGTATGTGGGTCGATCCTGCTGAGATCTCGTCCATCAGAGGTGCCGCTCCAATCGTGTCTCACGTGTCGACCCTGGGATCGCTGTCTTCAGTATTCGTCCGCGTCGGGGCCTCGTCAACGGCCCGACGGTGGTTTTCCGTCGCTGCCAGCCCGGCCCGGCTGCGACGTGTCCCTTCAGCGCAGAGTCGACTTCAGCTCTTCGATGCGTGCGGTGAGCCCGGCGATGTCGAGTCCCTGACTCTTCTCATGCAGTTCCCGAGTCTGTTCGGGACAGAGGATACCGGATGCGATGAGTCGGGAGACCGGTGTGTCCGGCCGATCGTATTCGCGTCGACGCTCTCCGGCGGGGGTGAGACGCCAGCCCACCGGGTTCTTCACGGGCATGAAGTAATTGAGGCGGTCAGCCAGGGCCGACCACAGCTCGTTGACTCTTGCGATCGCGGCATCGATGTCGTGCGGTGTGCCGAGCGGGAGGTCAAGGCCGCTGAACGTCCGATCGGGCACGCGAGACCCCTGTCGGAGATCGCTCATGCAGTGGAATTCGATGAGGTTCTCCTCCGCCCACGTCTCGATGGCGCTGTCCGGAACCGCTGGAGGCAGCAGGACTCCGGTGACGATGAAAGGCACCGCGCGGACCATCTGTGCGAGCATGTCGACGACCTGCGTGCCGGGGGCGAAGGTCGTCGTGTGCACCCACCCGATCTCGACGTCGGTGATTGTCACTGTGACGCAGTCCTCGCCGGTCGGTGTCGTGATCGTCAGCAGTTCGACGAGGAAGTAGCCGGGTTCGGGCTCGAGGAGAGAGCGTACGCGCTGGCGCGGGAGCGACGCACGCATCCCCGCCCCGGTGCCGGTCAACCACGAATCGTCGTGGTCGCCGGCCTTGGCACCGCGCAGGTACCGATCGATCGTCGCCGCGGAGATATCGAGGAGTTCCCTTCGCACCGAGGACGAATAGCCGTGCCGTCCCTCACGGAGGTGGCCGTGCCTCTCCAAGGAGTCCAGACAGTCGGACATCCCCGCCTCGAGGTACTTGCCGCAGGGGCGGCCGGAGGACTTCCACACCAGTTCGAGAGCCCGCTGCGCGCGGGGGGAGAACTTCTTCGGCTTGAGGCGACGGCGGTCGACGACGGCGTCGAGGGAGACTCCGGCCCTGATCTGATGGAACTGGCTGCGCAGCTGGTGGCGCGCGTGATCGCGAGTCCAACCGGTCGCCTCGGTGAGCGTGTCGAGGATTGTGCCCTTGCCCTTGCGTGACGACGCCTCATAGGAGCGCGCGTAGGTGCGGGCCAGTTGGATGGGTGAAGTCATGATGTCTTCCTCCGAATCGGATCGAGGAGCCGCAGGGGCTCCCGTGTTGCCAGAGACGCTATTGAGGGCGAAGTTCCTGCGGAAGGGACTTTACAGATCCGCAGGTTTCGTCTAGGCGACCCGATCGGCCTCGGGGATCCTCAACCTCAGACCCCGCAACGGCCAGGCGGGGGTTTGCATTGGGAACTGACGGGCCTTGTCGCTGTCGAGACCGGGAGCTTAACGTTGTCCCATGGAGACCGCACTCACGGCCACAGCATTCGGCTGCACTTCGACGAGGAAAGAAGGACCACGATGATCGGACGCCTCAACACCACCGCTATGGACTGCCCCGTGCCGATCGACGCGGCGCGGTTCTACCGCGCGCTGCTCGGCGGAACAGTGGCGCCGGACAAGGACACGGACTGGGTCAACCTCTATGAGCCCTCGGGGCGGGAGATCCTCTCCTTCCAACGAGCAGAGGACTTCGTCGCCCCGACCTGGCCGGACAACTCCGTTCCTCTGCAGGTCCATATCGACATCCTCGTGTCCTCCTATGAGGACGCCGAGCCCACAGTCTTCGAGGCCGGCGGCAGGCTGCTCGACGATTCGGACGAGCATCCGAGTTTCCGCGTCTACGCCGACCCGATCGGACGCCCCTTCTGCCTCGTCCTCGAGTGACGTCGCCTCGGTCGTCAGCGGAGATTCGCTCCTCGGGCATTTCTTTAGCTAAGCTAACGAACATGACGTCGCGAAGCCGCACCGCAACCGATGAGCTCTACACGCGCACCGCCGAGGATGCGACCAGGGCCGTGATCGCGAGCTATTCGACCTCCTTCGGGCTTGCGGTCAGACTGCTCGGTGTCAGGAACCGGCACCATATCCGCAACATCTACGCCCTGGTCCGCATCGCCGATGAGATCGTCGACGGCCTGGCCGCCGAGGCAGGGCTTGCCGACGCCGAACAGCGGGAGATGCTGGACCGGTTCGCCGCCGCCACTCACGCGGCGCTGAGCAGCGGCATCAGCGACAATCTCGTCATCCACGCCTTCGCCAGGACCGCTCGTGCAGCCGGCATCGACGCCGAGCTCATCGACCCCTTCTTCGCCTCCATGCGCGCAGACATCGAATCCGCGGACACCGGTTCCGGTCTTGGGACCGAGGAGGGGACCACGTCGCCGGTCCGCGGCTTCGATGCGAAGGAACATGCCGAGTACGTCTTCGGGTCCGCCGAGGTCGTCGGACTCATGTGCCTCAAGGTCTTCCTCATCGATCTCGACCGCACGCCCGCCGAGGTCGAACAGCTCGAGTACGGGGCACGGCAGCTGGGAGCAGCGTTCCAGAACGTCAACTTCCTGCGCGACCTGGCCGACGACGATCAGCGCCTCGGCCGCAGCTACCTCACCCCGGGACACCGACTCACCGAGGCCGAGAAAGCCGAGTGGGTGAACACGATCCGGCAGCAGCTCGCCGCAGCCCAGGACGCCATCGCCGGACTGCCGAAGGACGCGCGCACCGCGGTCCGCTGCGCCTGTGCGCTCTTCACCGCGCTGACCGACAGGATTGCCACGACCCCCGTCGCTGAGCTCTACCGGCAGCGGGTGCGGGTCCCGAACGCCGTCAAGGCTCGTCTGACAGCCCACGCACTCATGACCGCAGCCCGCGAGGGGCGGAAGTGAGCAGGCGGGTCGGTTCCGCGGCCGGCAGCAGCCCGCGGACCGGTGTCATCGGTGGGGGAGCCGCCGGGCTGGCCACGGCGATCCTCCTCGCCCGCGAAGGGCACACGGTCGACCTGTTCGAGAAGAACCCCCACCTCGGCGGGCGCATCGGCGTGTTCGAGCGTGATGGCTTCCGTTTCGACACCGGGCCCTCCTGGTATCTCATGCCCGAGGTCTTCGAACACTTCTTCGCTCTCGCCGGCACCAGCGCCGAGGCCGAACTCGACCTGCGCACGCTCGATCCCGGCTACACCGTGTTCAGCCCACCGGGACCGGTCGATGCGATTTCGGGCGCCCTTGGGCGCACCCGAGCACTCACGATCCCAGAGGGCAGGTTCCGGGTGCTGGAGACCTTCGAGAGCGTCGAACGCGGCACGGGAGACGCCCTCGATGACTACCTCGTCTCGGCCGCGCGCACAAAGGAGCTCGCGCTCGCCCACTTCCTCTACAACCCCTTCACCTCACCACGGTCCCTGCTCCATCGGGACATCCTCGGCGGGCTCCCGAGACTCGTCCGGCAGCTGGGGACGTCGCTGGCCGGCTTCGCCGAAGCCTCGTTCCACGATCCGGTGCTGCGCCAGATCCTCCAGTACCCCGCGATCTTCCTCGGCACCGATCCGCGACGGGCACCGGCGATCTACCACCTCATGAGCACCCTCGACCTCGACCAAGGTGTCAGTTACCCCATGGGCGGGTTCCATACGATCATCGACGCCCTCGTCCGGCTGGCCGACCGTGCCGGGGTGCGCCTTCACACGGGAGCCGATGTCACGCACATCGACACCGAGGCAGCACCTGGCCGGGGGCGAACCGGACGCCGAGTCACCGGTCTGCGTTGGACCGACGAGGCCGGACGCGCACACACGCATTCCGCGGATGTCGTCGTCTCCGCCGCCGACCTCCACCACACGGAGACGCAGCTGCTCGACCCCGAGGACCAGAGCTTCCCGGAACGCTCGTGGACGTCGGTGACGAGCGGTCCCGGCGCGGTGCTCGTCTTCCTCGGCATCGAGGGCGAGCTCGAGGCGCTGCCGCATCATTCGCTGTTCTTCACCGAGGACTGGGAAGCGAACTTCGACGCGATCTTCGGGTCCAAGCAGAAGATCCCCTCACCGGCCTCGGTCTATGCCTGTCGGCCCAGTGCCACCGACCCCACCGTCGCCCCGCCCGGGCACGAGAACCTCTTCCTCCTCATCCCCGTCCCCGCCGATGCGGGGCTCGGAGCCGGGGGCGACGACGGCGGAGGGGACCCGCGGATCGAGGCGGCCGCCGACCGTGCGATCGACCAGATCGCCCGGTGGGCCGACATCCCCGACCTGCGCCGGCGGATCAGAGTGCGCAGAACCCAGGGCCCGACGGACTTCGCCGAAAGATTCAACTCCTGGCTCGGCGGGATGCTCGGACCTGCGCACACACTGCGACAGAGCGCGATGTTCCGACGGCAGAACTCTTCGAAGGCAGTCGACGGGCTGTTCTATGCCGGCGCCACGACGGCGCCCGGGGTCGGCGTGCCGATGTGCCTCATCAGCGCCGAACTCGTCCTCAAACGCCTCCGTGGAGACTCCAGCCCGGGACCGCTGCCGATCCCTGCTCAGTGAGGGGCTTCGGACCGGCAGTCAGCGCCCGGTGCCTGCTCCACGCCTGTGCCGCGTTGCCCCTCTCCTGCGCGGTGCGCCGAGGAGCCCCCGACGGAGCAGACCGCGCCGAGGCGGCGACCAGATCTCGGTTCCCTCCACCCGCCAACCGGCGAGCAGTTCGTTCGCGGCCATGAACCCCGTCGTCGCCGCGCGTTCCATGAGCGCCACGGGCGCCTCGCAGGCGACGGCGTCACCGGCGAGCACCAGTCCGGGAAACGCGGTGGTGACGCCGGGGCGGTCGTTGTACGCCCGCGTGTCGGCCAGCGCGCAGTCGTCGGCGATGAGCAGCTCCTGGGCGGTGATGGGGATGTCGGCCGTCTCGGGATATACCTCATGGAGGTCGGCCAGCAGTTGGCGTGTCACGGCTTCCCGGTCGACGTCTTCGGACTCGAGCATCGCTCGCGCGCTGCCCCGATGCGCGGTGCCGAGCGCATAGGCGTGGAGTTCGACGACGGAGCCGCCGTGCGTGTGCCGCCATCTCTGGGCCCCGGCCTCGAAGCGTTCGAGGACCGAGATGTTGTCGAGCAGAGCGTAGCCGGTCGTGCCGAGGAAGGCCGGGCGGCTCGGATCCACCTCGTCGCCCAGCCACAGTCTGAGCACCGCGAACGGGGGAGCGTTCCGCTGCGAGGTGACACTGCTCAGCCACCGCTCGCGAGTTCCCGTGCCCGCGGTCGGTGAGCCGGCGGCTGTCGCGGGCCCGAGCGCGTCGGTGTCGACCGAGTCCTCGAGTCCGGCCAGCAGCGTCCGAGTGCTCCGCGGATCGGCGGCGAGCACGAGCGCATCGCTCTCGAGCGTCCCGCTCGTCGTCTCGACGCTCCACCCGGTGCGGCCCGCACTGTCCGGACGGCGGATCGCGGTGACCGCGGTGTCGGTCTCGATCCGCACCCCCGCCTCGGCGAGGTATTCGCTCAGGGGCGACCACAGTGCGGTGTCGTAGTCGTCGTCGGGGACGTCGAAGAGCAGCCCTTCGGCGGAGCCCGTGAAGTACGTGTGGAACATCGCCACGAGTTCGCTGGCGGAGAAGTCCGCAGGGTGGGCGAAGAAGGAGCGGGCGAAGACCTCGAGCGCGAGATGCCGCGCCCCGATCGGGAACCGCAGCCGGTCGAGGAACTGTTCGGCCGACTCTCCGTCGTAGCGGCGATAGGAGTCCGGGAAGTCGACGTCGATGAGTTCGAACGCTGTCGTCAGGTCGACGTCGGCCAGACCGCGCAGCGGGAAGGACGGGCTGGTGAGCACGAATCCCGCGAGGCTGAGCGGGGGAGTCCGCGGTATCCGGGCGAAGGAGTCGCGCAGACCGTCCCGACCCACGAGCGGATAGTCCGTGACCGGGACCAGACGGTCGAGGCCGGGATCGGTGCGTGCGAGCAGGCTGCGGAGGTTGTAGTACTGGCGGAAGAAGGCGTGGAATCCGCGGCTCATCGTCCGCTCCCCGTCGAGGCTCCAGGCCCGGACCCGTCCGCCGAGGCTGGATTCGGCCTCGACCAGGTGCACACTGACCCCGTGCTCTGCGAGGACCGCGGCCGCGGCCAGTCCGGCGATGCCGCCGCCGACGACGGTCACCCGCTTGGGCCGCAGCAGACGCGGACGGCCCGGGTGGGAGGGGGTGAGGATCGCGTGCCGGTCGCGGGGGCGCGGTTGGGAGGCTGAACGGTTCATGTGTTCTCCTCTCCGGTGGCCGCAGCGTGCCTGTTCAGGCGCCACTGCCAGAGCATGAGGACGGCAGTGATCATGGCGAAGCCGAAGCCGAAGTCCTCGATCGGGATGTCCCACGGGAACCGGACGCCGCTGAGCCCCTGTGGGTTGTAGATGACGATGGGATTCGAAAGCTTCGTCAGCCAGCCGTCGACGAAGCACTGGAAGACCAGGCAGATGCTCAGCGCCGCCCAGTACTTCGCCCGGCGGAAGATGCCTGAGCGGAAGACGAACAGCTCGAGGCCGACGATGAGAATCATCCCGATGACGGTCATGATCGTGTACTCGGGCACGCTCATCGTTCGCCGCCTCCTCCGGACTCGGACCGCCGGTCAGTGCGCTTGTGTGGCCGGGACTGGCGTGCGGGCCGGGGCGAACTGTCTGGGCGGGGCAGGCTTTCGGGCCTGACGCGCTTGCGCACAGCGGTGAGCACGGTGCCGACCGCCTCATAGCTGAGCAGGGCGCACAGGGGGATGACGATGAAGAACACGAGCTCCTCGAGCGGCAGGTTGCCGAGGTGGATGCCGGTGACGAATCGCGGGTTGTACACCCAATGGTCGCGGGCGATGGCGACGACGTCCCAGAGGCAGAAGACGACGATGACGGGCACGAGCGCCCACAGCACGGTTCTCCACCGGCGGTACACGCGCGCCCGGAAGAACA
Proteins encoded in this region:
- a CDS encoding zinc-dependent alcohol dehydrogenase translates to MRAVTWQGKRNISVETVDDPIRHKSNDAIIEVTSTAICGSDLHLYEVLGPFMDRGDIIGHETMGRVVEAGPDSGLSADDRVVVPFPISCGRCWMCEQGLYTQCETTQVRQYGSGAQLFGYSRLYGSVPGGQAEYLRVPYADVGPIKVGADLPDHRYLFLSDILPTAWQAVKYAGIREGDSLGVYGLGPVGQFAARIGRHLGAQVFALDPVPERRDMAARHGIEVFDFDEDAHSAIREATSGRGPDAVVDAVGMEAHGSPLASAAQQATGLLPPPAARKLMETSGIDRTAVLHSAIDLVRRGGTLSLSGVYGGVLSPMPLLTLFDKQIQLRMGQCNVRSWTDDLLPLVEDSADPLGVDDLVTHRLPLESAPEAYEMFQEKTDGCIKVVLDPNAE
- a CDS encoding CDGSH iron-sulfur domain-containing protein, with the translated sequence MDSSSDPVTITPCPDGPLLVRGDFTVLTAPGREETATDRRVVALCRCGKTGIPPLCDGSHRAVGFRAPAPPPTAEPPPGDG
- a CDS encoding iron-containing redox enzyme family protein — protein: MTQTGAIDELNSPVPLTAPERGLAPRPRGEVTSLLLRVLTSDGGEAAELLPELDAAASSVLVSSEDMFRDEDLQLALHLLYILHTGPADFVHGDWEWDPSLIGIRGRIERRFETALRALAPLPDLIPRSGAELAETLFSMTSEVAQPELATWAARHASVDQLREFLIHKSIYTLREADPHSWAIPRLRGRAKAALVEIQADEYGGGRPDHVHAEIFAGTLRGFGLDDRPDHYLDEVPAITLASVNAMNLFGLNRRLRGAAIGHLAAFEMTSSIPNGLYSRAFSRNGFGRDVTWYFDEHVEADAVHEQIAAHDLAGGAADDEPDLIPDILFGAASCLRLDDMGGSHMLESWSAGEPSLRTTPKEAVCG
- a CDS encoding CBS domain-containing protein, which translates into the protein MTTARELMTPGAKCVGENETLEKAAQHMREDGFGSLPICGEDNRLKGMITDRDIVVKCIAEGGDPKTAIVGDLAQGKPVTIGADDNVGEALQTMKDHQVRRLPVIDGHELVGMLAQADVARSEWDTRIGDLVEKMSE
- a CDS encoding GAF and ANTAR domain-containing protein, whose translation is MDEISAGSTHIPRDAAAVPAPTDTDAERHRLTAQIGEWARSLVLEPDDLVLKAMVDEALLIIPGADYASLSIVSRDGPIRSRAPSDLVPERLDALQSELYEGPCFESIREHRIVRAPALTDPTPWPRFASSAVAEGVRSMLAFQLFVEVDSLGALNLYSKTPRAFDQAAEDIGSGVAAHASLALANAQKQGQLYEAVASRDLIGQAKGILIERHKISEHEAFLLLTKVSSKTNTKLREVAEEFVRTGALPGTITD
- a CDS encoding VOC family protein — protein: MIGRLNTTAMDCPVPIDAARFYRALLGGTVAPDKDTDWVNLYEPSGREILSFQRAEDFVAPTWPDNSVPLQVHIDILVSSYEDAEPTVFEAGGRLLDDSDEHPSFRVYADPIGRPFCLVLE
- a CDS encoding phytoene/squalene synthase family protein translates to MTSRSRTATDELYTRTAEDATRAVIASYSTSFGLAVRLLGVRNRHHIRNIYALVRIADEIVDGLAAEAGLADAEQREMLDRFAAATHAALSSGISDNLVIHAFARTARAAGIDAELIDPFFASMRADIESADTGSGLGTEEGTTSPVRGFDAKEHAEYVFGSAEVVGLMCLKVFLIDLDRTPAEVEQLEYGARQLGAAFQNVNFLRDLADDDQRLGRSYLTPGHRLTEAEKAEWVNTIRQQLAAAQDAIAGLPKDARTAVRCACALFTALTDRIATTPVAELYRQRVRVPNAVKARLTAHALMTAAREGRK
- the crtI gene encoding phytoene desaturase family protein, whose protein sequence is MSRRVGSAAGSSPRTGVIGGGAAGLATAILLAREGHTVDLFEKNPHLGGRIGVFERDGFRFDTGPSWYLMPEVFEHFFALAGTSAEAELDLRTLDPGYTVFSPPGPVDAISGALGRTRALTIPEGRFRVLETFESVERGTGDALDDYLVSAARTKELALAHFLYNPFTSPRSLLHRDILGGLPRLVRQLGTSLAGFAEASFHDPVLRQILQYPAIFLGTDPRRAPAIYHLMSTLDLDQGVSYPMGGFHTIIDALVRLADRAGVRLHTGADVTHIDTEAAPGRGRTGRRVTGLRWTDEAGRAHTHSADVVVSAADLHHTETQLLDPEDQSFPERSWTSVTSGPGAVLVFLGIEGELEALPHHSLFFTEDWEANFDAIFGSKQKIPSPASVYACRPSATDPTVAPPGHENLFLLIPVPADAGLGAGGDDGGGDPRIEAAADRAIDQIARWADIPDLRRRIRVRRTQGPTDFAERFNSWLGGMLGPAHTLRQSAMFRRQNSSKAVDGLFYAGATTAPGVGVPMCLISAELVLKRLRGDSSPGPLPIPAQ
- a CDS encoding FAD-dependent oxidoreductase; protein product: MNRSASQPRPRDRHAILTPSHPGRPRLLRPKRVTVVGGGIAGLAAAAVLAEHGVSVHLVEAESSLGGRVRAWSLDGERTMSRGFHAFFRQYYNLRSLLARTDPGLDRLVPVTDYPLVGRDGLRDSFARIPRTPPLSLAGFVLTSPSFPLRGLADVDLTTAFELIDVDFPDSYRRYDGESAEQFLDRLRFPIGARHLALEVFARSFFAHPADFSASELVAMFHTYFTGSAEGLLFDVPDDDYDTALWSPLSEYLAEAGVRIETDTAVTAIRRPDSAGRTGWSVETTSGTLESDALVLAADPRSTRTLLAGLEDSVDTDALGPATAAGSPTAGTGTRERWLSSVTSQRNAPPFAVLRLWLGDEVDPSRPAFLGTTGYALLDNISVLERFEAGAQRWRHTHGGSVVELHAYALGTAHRGSARAMLESEDVDREAVTRQLLADLHEVYPETADIPITAQELLIADDCALADTRAYNDRPGVTTAFPGLVLAGDAVACEAPVALMERAATTGFMAANELLAGWRVEGTEIWSPPRRGLLRRGLLGAPRRRGATRHRRGAGTGR
- a CDS encoding lycopene cyclase domain-containing protein, translated to MSVPEYTIMTVIGMILIVGLELFVFRSGIFRRAKYWAALSICLVFQCFVDGWLTKLSNPIVIYNPQGLSGVRFPWDIPIEDFGFGFAMITAVLMLWQWRLNRHAAATGEENT
- a CDS encoding lycopene cyclase domain-containing protein; this encodes MSAFEYLLLMGACVLITLPLELFFRARVYRRWRTVLWALVPVIVVFCLWDVVAIARDHWVYNPRFVTGIHLGNLPLEELVFFIVIPLCALLSYEAVGTVLTAVRKRVRPESLPRPDSSPRPARQSRPHKRTDRRSESGGGGER